aggtgggggtaaAGTGGAAGTGGCTtctaatgggtacagggtttcccTCTACAGAGTGAccaaagatgtcttttttttttttttttaagattttatttatttatttgacagagggagagtgtAAGAAGGgaaagtagcagagggagagggagaggaaggcttcTCGCTGAGTGGGGTTAGGGagcctgggattgtgacctgagccaaaggcagacacttaattgactgagccacccaggaacccaaccaaaaatgttctaaaattggtttGTGGTCATGGTAGTACAATTCTCTGAATATGCTAAAATCCATTGAATtgtgtactttatttatttttaagaggttttatttattcatgagagagagagagagagagagagagagaacaggagagagagcacaagcagggggagaggctgggagagtaagaagcaggcttcccagcaAACAGGGAGCCCTATTTAGGGAGCCCTAAAACAgtatcctaggatcatgacctgagcccaaaggcagatgcttaatcaactgaaccacccaggtgccccaaatggcacactttaaatgggtgattTGTATgatgtgtgaattatatctcaatgaagttgttataaattttttaaaaagctattataaatattgttaaaaacaaaacctctcaGTGTATCTGTGGTGTAGCAGCTGACTCTGGCAGCAGaagctatattttcttttttttttttttaagattttatttatttatttattcataagagagagagagaaagagagagagagagagagagagaggctgagactcaggcagaggaggaaacaggctccacgcagggagccctatgtgggacttgatcccaggaatccaggatcacaccctgggccgaaggtggtgccaaacggctgagccacccagggatcccgaagctGTATTTTCTTAATGGGTTTATTTTCCTAGGGCAATAGCACAattgtatagtgtgtgtgtgtgatcccCAAGTGTACCACCTCAAAACTGATAGACTGCTAGAACAATCAAATTGTGCTATAACATGACATGGCTTTTGGTTTAAACTGTCATAGGTCACTTACATTTGCTTCCATCCTGAGGACTCATAAGTCATTTCTAAAGCAAACACACCTCTGTAATTTGGGCAACAGGTCAGCAATCAGAATGTGCTGACACACTGGCTACTGGCTACTACGAATTGATCATGAGCTGACACTCTGCTCAGCTTTTCCCATCACAGATTCTAACCTTTATTTAGCATTGTCTGTTTCTCGAGGAAACAGATAGCAATCCCAAGGAAAGGTAGCAGTCCTGTCTTTGTGGATTCTCTGACTTAAGCAATCTTCATGTAAGTCTCTTCATTTTCTACGCCTCTGTACATGGATCTATACTGAAAGTTCTTTGTGGtatttctgcctttttgttttatctcaATTGTAGAAACAGTAAGTTGCTTCCTGTCTGACCAGATAGTCTGAGCATGacttttagattctttttttgaaagaaagaaaaaagctaaagttAAACTAGCATGGTTATGCCTcttctaagttattttttaaatttttttaatttttatttattatttatgtattatagtcacagagagagagagagagaggcagagacacaggcagagggagaagcaggctccatgcaccgggagcccgatgtgggattcgatcccaggtctccaggatcgcgccctgggccaaaggcaggcgccaaaccgctgcgccacccagggatccccagttattTTGTAAAGTTACCTTTGAAATATGGCATCTTCATACTTAGAAACTAACACTAGCTCACTGGGAGGATCATTCTAAGTTTTATAATTCCTTTGAccacaagaaaacaaattctttctGGGCTGAATTCAAAGTTGTATCTGGCATCTGAAGAATGGTTTGAAACAGctgccagtcttttttttttttcttttcttaataatttattaattttaagtaagctctgcatccaatgtagggcttgaactcaggacgctgagatcaagagtcacaggctccactgattgagccaaccAGAAATACCCACCAGTCTTATTGGCGCCCATTGGTGTGAGGGGGCTACAGGGTGGAGTGTGGACTCTGGAGTCAGCCTGCTTGGTGTCAAACTCACTTCACCATCCTGGGCAGGATACCcaccctctctgtttttatttatatgtgatgTGTGGATAAGCTATAGCCCCCACCTCACAGAGATGTTGGGagaattaagtgaattaattgtagaaacaaataaaatgcatagaacagagcctggcacataagtACTCTGTAATTTTATCTATTATGTGTCCTTATCAACCTCACCAACTGCTGGGAGCAGGGGCAGTATTCACTTTCTGCCAGAATCCTATTGCAAGGAACCTGGACTTGCTCCCTGATAAATCATCAAGGATGGGGGCCAGGCCTGAGCAACGAGTTCAGTTTAGACAGAACATGATCATGTCCCTTCTCCACTGGTAAGACCATTAAGGTCTCCGAGGGGCCTTGTGCCCCCTGAAGAAAACAAATCCAGTAGGAAGACTCAATTTTCCTGAATATACACATTCCAAAGTTCTGAAGTGAGTGAGCAGATTTCATCCTCAGTAGATGCAGGGTTAGGCTGATGTGTCCAGGCCTTTGGGGGTGGTGCCCAGCACCCAGAATAAAATAGATCATTTGGGGAGAAAACTTCAATAACTCCCGTGAGCATTCCTTGCTGCTATGACTTGCTCTGTTGAGACTTTCTTTAACCATAACCTCAAACCTTGCTGATGCCGGGTTCCTGGATTCCAGAGTCTACCCAGTCTTTTTCTGCTGCTATGACTTACATTCCCTGATTGCTTACTTTGGTAATGACCCTGATTGTTTGCCTTTAAGTTGTAGCTTGATCCCTTAGAGTAACTCATGCCAACCTGTGGTCTGGTAACTAATGTTCAACCTTGGCCAATGATATTGTGCCTGTGTTGATGCACTCAACTCTACTTGTGCCCCTGTGGACACTTTGTGGGTCCCCCAGCTCCACTGGTACTCCTGGCCAGCCCAAGACTTCTTTCTCCAAAGGGAAAACATAGGTACACAGAGACTAAATTATTTGTttagggaaatagaaaaagagcTAGAAATTTAGCTGGGCCAGAATTAGAACCTTCAGATCTCATTGCATCTAAAATACAGTAATCAGCAAGACttcattcttaaataaaatgttgttttaataaaatactgcacatatatatttttcttttcaaagatgttaTGACCACGATGGTTGGTGTGAATGGTATTATATGTGAACTATATAATTAGTAGCAAAAACAAggactctcaaataaataggcttaaacatttttaaaagacatattctGCAAATCAGCTGAGACTTGACAACAGGCAAGGAAGAGCTGGCTTTTCCTCCAAGAGCACTCTTGGTTGGCTTGGGATAGAGAAAGGAGTCATATTTACCCTCTAGGAATCAAAAGTAACATTGGAGTGACCTTCTGGAGAGAGgaatccttcctttcctctccttgctCTCTCCTCACCTTTTTGCCCAAGATTTCAGAGCTTGACTAAACCATACAAAAGCACTACCCTAGAGCTGCCTTTAGGCATCTCTGTGTCCAGCAGGATGTAGAGCCAGTGGAAAGTTCTAGGGAAAGCAGAGCTAGGCTGACAAGGAGGAAGATGTAGTGTGATAGAGAAGCTGACTATATCTGAATGCTCTGACCCAGCACAAATATAGGTCATTGCAACCATTCAGAAATCCTGGTAAATGCAAAGACCATGGATATATAGTAGAAACATAGAAGAAGCAGAATTACCCCATTAACTACCTATTAGTTATGCTTTAAGTTGGTCCCCCACTATTGAGAGTCCCTTacctaaaaattcaaatataatcaAAGTGATTTAGATTTTGTGTAACATAATTTGCATGAAATGCAGGATACGAAGAAGTCTTTCTTaatccattcttctttctctgtcaaatccactgctccttttccttttcttgtaaggATGGGGACAGGTAGAAAATCCTGAGCTGGGATCCCCAGCCTGGGATTGTGAGCTGGCCCTACCTGGAAGCCTTGCTTTTGTGTATCTAAAAGAAGAGCAAGTAAgtcttcaggggaaaaaaaaatccagaacacCCCAACTAACAGATAAGGCTTTCTCAACTAGccttattagcttttttttttttttttaaaaaaaaaccaaaaacaaaaaaacaaacaccccaCCCAATACAATTAGAATTGCAAAGGAGGAAGGGGTTACCTGAGCTGACTCTAGCACCTCTGGCCTCAAAATGGGCTGGCACAAGACCCTAGCCACCTCGATGGTTGGCACAGTCATTGGCTTGAATACTGAAGACTCCACATGCCTTACAAAGACTTCTTGTCCGGCTGGTCGAGGACCCGGGCAAGGCAGTAGGGGATGAGGCTGACAGATGCCAGGGGCACTGCTGCACTCTTGCAGAAGGACAAGGTGTAGAAGATCAGCTCAGTTTGGGATGGGGGTTTCAAAGAGTCAAAGAGGTGCAGGAGGATGAGAGAGACCACAATGCAGCTGAGGCGGAATGGGAACCACTTGCTAAGCTTGCCCTTGCAGCTTTCCCTGTACATGCTGGAGTTGAGAGCCACCCCCAGGCCAAAGAGGGTCCCCACATTCTTGAGAAGGCTGGCAAAGGGTGTGGTGTCAATGTGAACCCATTCTGGCCGCTCACACCATCTCCTGGCTTTTTCCAGTGTCCACAGGAGGTCCACACCCAGCCCCTTGAGCAGCAGGTAAAATCCAATGGCAAAACTGAACAGGAAGAAagtaatgagaaaatatttcttgaggCTGGCATTGTAGATGCTCTGGATGTGGCGGAAAGTTTCAGCAACAGCAATGCCTGCGTGGAAGAAAGAATGACTGTGAGCAATAGGGAAGACTCTGGACCTTCAGCCGCAGAGGTGGGGAGTGTTTGGAGCAATAGGTGACATATGGTCCATCCTGCCATTGTGGCATTAAATCACAGATGCTAGATTAGAGAGTCACCTGGTTTATTCTCCTATGTGACTCCAATCTGTCCTTAGTCATACACTCTTTCAGATGGAAGAGTCATGTCACATACATTCTCCCATTGCATGCATGTTTTCTGTCGGGGGTCCTCATGTTTCTACTTGAATACTTGCAGAGGTAGAGAGCTCACTCCCACTCGGGCAGCCCATTTCATGTTTGAATGGATTTGATTATAAAAAATTCTTCCTTGTGCTAAGCTGAAATGTGTCCCCCTCTAATGCCATCTGTTGGTCTTCGTTATTTCTGTAGGAGTTAAGTTGTAAAGCTACAGCCTTTTTATAAAACACATCTGAAGACAGTCTCATCTCTAACCTAAACATTCTCAGGTCTTTCATGTAACATAGCTTCTGGGTTCTTCCTCAAACATGGCACCCAGTGGTAAATGCTGCATTATTTTGTGGTTGTCATGAAACCATTACCTCCCTTGTATTCAACACACTTCTTGTAATGCTGCCATGTTCTGCTCTTACCCATCTCTAGGGGGAGAATTCTACAAGTTCCCTAAGATCTTATATTCCAGTACCTCCCACAAAGTAAAGTTTCTAATACTTAACCTAAGTCTTTTCCGCCCCTTCTAAATGGGATCTAAGAAAATACAAGTATAGTTGACttttgaacaacatggatttgaagtaggagggtccacttatatgcagatttttttgataaatatatagagcattgtaaatgtatttctcatcctgctgatctttttttaaaaaagattttatttggggatccctgggtggctcagtggtttggcgcctgcctttggcccagggcgcgatcctggagtcctgggatcgagtgccctgtcaggctccaggcatggggcctgcttctcccttctgcctgtgtctctgcctctctctctctctctatcatgaataaataaataaaatctttttttaaaaaaaatgtatttatttatttgagagacagagagtgcgaGCCAGCATGAGAAGGGGGGAGAgcgcagggagaagcagactccccactgagcagggagccccacatgcggcttgatcctgggaccccaagatcatgacctgagctgaaggcagctgcccaacagACTGAACCACCGAGGTGCTCCTGTtcctgctgattttttttaaaggatttatttatttatttatttatttatttatttatttatttaaaagagagagaaagggagacagaagagtgagagagagcacaagcagtggggcagagggaaagggaaggccAGATGCTTTGcagaccagggagcctgatgcagggcttgatcccaggaccctgagatcatgccctgaactgaagcagatgcttaacaaactgagccacccaggcggtaCACCCCtactgattttcttaataacatttttttaaagattttatttattcatgagagacacacacacagagagagagagagagagagagagagaaacagaggcataggcagagggagaagcaggctccatgcagggagcccgatgtgggactcgatctccaggactccagcatcatgccctgagccggaaggcagccgcttaaccgctgagccacccaggcatcccttaataacattttcttttctctcacttgCTGTATTGTAAGAACACaggatataatacatatacaaaacgtgtgttaattgactattatTATAATCAGTAAGGCTTACAGTCAACAGTGGGCTAtaagtagttaagttttggggaaatcAAAGTTAAATGTGGATTTTCGAGTGCATGAAGTAGGGGTCAATGCtcctaacccctgcattgtttAGGTATCAACTTATTCAAAATTCTGaacctaggggcgcctgggtggctcagtctgttgagcgtctgcctttgactcaggtcaggatctcaggatcctgggattgaatcccatgtcatcTCCCTGcccagaagggagtctgcttctccttctccctcaacctctcccccctgctcgtactgtctctcaaataaataaataaaatattaaacaaaacaaaacaaaattctgaacCTATAAGAAAGACGAACTGTAAGTCTGCAAATTAATTTTACCCAAATTAATTTTACCCTCTTTACCCAAGTAAAGAGTTTTTCTAGGACACTGTTAATTTGTCAAATTTGGTAGATTCCCTTAAAACTAAACTAAGGGCtgtggtgcctaggtggctcagtcagttaagcattcaactcctgatttcagctcaggtcatgatgtcagggtcctgagattgagcccgaTATCTGGCttcacactcagcgtggagtcagattcattttccctctccctctgctcctccacccacaataaataaataaataaataaataaataaataaataaataaatctatcttaaaaaaaaaaacaaacaacctaagCTAGGGGTGATTTCCAACTGAAGACCAGTAAGAAATAAGGAATATGAAAGTAAGGAAATTTCAAGATAATTCAATTGGGTAAGTTAACTTGATGTATTGCAACTTTTCTGAAACATATTTAATTGTGTCGATGTGGGGACTCCTGTAGAAATGAATAGTTTCACCCACCCTTAACTTTCAACCCTCTGAAGAGCTAACAGCATCGATTACATCCATAACATGACTGGAATGCTGGGATTTTCATTCCAGTTAGGGAGACATGGgataggagaggaggaagggagagagccaGAGCAGCTGATACCTGACAGGACTCCAGCAACAACCTGATGGGGGAAATGAGCAGCAAGGTAGATTCGGGACAGACAGACGTTCAGCTGCACGGCCCAGAATCCCAACCACAGAAGGATATTCAAGCACCTGCAACAGAAGAGGCAGTCATAACAGAACCCAGACACACATCCTTTAGCAAGAACAGCCCTGGCGGGAATGCTTGAGTCTGACAAACTTAGGTGCAGTCAGTGGCATTTTTGTAAACTGAAGCCCATACACAAAAGCTCAGAGATGACCGTGTCACTTGGTGAATCCTTGCACATGTGAAGGTTAACCTCctgattttatatgtgtataattttaaGGATTGGCACAGTGGCTGCATGCACAGAAATTCTCTGTAGTAGGAAcatcttatgtttctttttttgtaaccTGGACAAGGCGATTCTTTGGTTGGTCTAGAAATGGGATTTTATTGAAACCCTGCCAGTACTACATTATCTGATCATGGAAAGTTCCTTTCCCATGTCAGGccttgtttccttatctgtaaagtgaggggTTGCACTCATAGGTCCATTCCAGCCCTGACATTCTGTGACTCTAACGTTTGCCCTCAGCAGAAATGCCACAACTCTGCTCAGTACCAACCCAAGAGGGGGTGGGCTAGCTGTGGGGAATGTGAGGAAGAGCAAGTGGTGTGTCAGGTGCAGAGAAAGTCACCTCCTGCCCTCCACCGCCCACACCCCAGTGCTGATTCTTACCGAAATCTGTAGGTTGGCCTTTTTCTCccccgaaagatagaaagggtgGATGTGACCATCACGTAGTATACACCTGCTGTACCCATGGCATGACCAGAGGGACTTCCTAAAGGGTGAGGAAGAGATTAATGGATGAACTAAAGGTGAAAAGTCTCCATCTGGGACACTTCTAGGGGTTGTCctgtatccatccatccgtctgtccatccaCCACCCATATTTCCATCctttcatccacccatccacccatcctgccatccatctatttatccatttagtcatttattaaacaaatatctaTTGGGCTCTTACCACCTGACCAGAACTGTAATAGgctctggagtgtgtgtgtgtgtgtgtatatacagtgGCAAGTAAAACCAGAGAAGGCCCCAGCTCTTATAGTTAAATACAGTCTAGAAACTACACCAAGAATCAGGATACTGAGTGTGTAACTGCAAATCAATCTGGCCTCCATCACTTCCTCCACTCTTGCTACTCACTCTGTTCCAGTCTTACTGGTCTCATTCCTCTCCTTTAAACATACTTCCACCTCAGAGTCTTTGTGCTATTGATCTTTCTGGccagaaatattttctaccaGAAATTTACTTGCTAACTTCCTTGGCTCCTTCAAGTTTTTGCTCAAACCTCTCCTTCTCAGGGAGTCCTACCCTGACCATCTTACTTAATACTTCAACCAATACTTCCTGATCATTCTATCCTGAAAGATAGAAGGTCTTGAGATATGCCACCCAGATTCCCTTCTAGACTGAGGAACTTATTTTTCCAGCTGTTGAGAATGTGGTCATGGATGGCCCTCAGCTCTCATCCCTCTCTGAGCATTGCCCTGGACTAAACAGAGCCATTTTGATCAGGGTTACCATCTCCCCAGGGGCAGCCTACACCCAATCACCGCTCTATATTGGGGCATAAGGGCCTGATTCTCCTGACTCGATTCAGGGCAAACTCTGAAAGGCCGTCCCCAGCTTCAGAACTCCCCTGTAGGAATGGCTGAGACCAAATCTGAGTTAGACTTCTCCTGCCCAGTTGGCTACTGTTCCTTCCTTCCACATGCGTTGCTCCTGCATGCTCCTGTTGCAGACAGGAGCAATGCATGTGGAGTATGAGCTCCTGTGTGCTAATCTAATCTGAATCTGCTTTCCAGGGAATGTTATAGATAAAGCCTTGCCTttacttttctcctcttcttcttcttcctcctccccctcccccctcctccttctctgttccttccccctcctctcctctttctattcttctttctcttcttcatcttcattaATGTCTTCTGATATCCTATATATTTTACTTGTGTATTATGATTTTGTatattgtgtgtgcatgtgcatacacacaccaTTCAAATTTCAGCTGCACAAGGGCAGGAatctttgtctgttttattcactaaGGTACTCCAagtacctagaacagtgtctggcacagagtaagtgctcaataaataacatCTGAATGAACAAATATCCTCTAAAGTGAACAAATTGTTTGTGAGAACAAATAGCTAAGGGCCATGCCCTAGTTTGGGAGTCAAGGTTAGGGTCCCTGAGGAAGGGATGCCAGCATGAGACTTAAGGGTGAGTGAAGGGGTTGGATATTCCAGTGTCTACTAAGAAGGGAAATCTATCATTTGATTGCACAGCTACTTGTCCAGGCCTCAGGGAAGGATAGCCAAGGGCTTAGGCTTCTACTGCTTTCTCTCCCTGGACAAAGGGCCATAGTACAGTTACTCTCTTAAGTCCTTTGCCCAGAACAGTACCCTTGTCTCTCTGGATTAGCAATTTAGGTTCTGGAAATATTGGCAGATTTCTAAAGTAGCAGTAACGTGTTATTCAGGGAGACCttcttgaattaaattaaatggaGTTGTacccgggacacctgggttgcttagcggttgagcatctgcctttggctcaggttgtgattctgggtctgagggtgtgatcctggagacccaggatcgagtcccacgtcgggcttcctgcatggagcctgcttctccctctgcctgtgtctctgcctctctgtgtgtctctcatgagtaaataaataaaatctttaaaaaaaaaaaaagagttgtaccCAATTGAAGACCATGATTAAAGCTTGAAGGAGTGGCTCTCCTCATGTCCCCTCAAAGACAGCTTTGTCTACAATGAATGCTGATAGGTGGCTACAGTGAACCAGGTCCACCCAGCTTCTGTCTCAGGGGCTGGGACTCTCACCTGGTCCAGTTTCACATGTAACTGGAAATTGCTTTATCAGTGGCACAGAGGTGTTGCTATAGTAGTCGGTGTCCATGACCCACCAGTATGGACGCTGTCCAAACAGAATCCTGTAAAAAAGCAGAACCAGTATCTGGAGTTACTGAAAGAacccctttaaaaaattatttaaattccatttgccaatatatagtataacactcagtgttcatcacatcacatgtcctccttaatgcccatcacccagttaccctgttcccccacccaccttccctgaAAGAACCGTTTTGTCTGAAGCCCACACTTCTGAGACGAGAGAGTCATTTGAGGAGAAGATTCATGTGATCCTAAACAGAAAACTGTTAGCTTTGGCTGCCTCCAAGAAGAGGAACTGGATGGCTGGA
The Vulpes vulpes isolate BD-2025 chromosome 2, VulVul3, whole genome shotgun sequence genome window above contains:
- the G6PC1 gene encoding glucose-6-phosphatase catalytic subunit 1 encodes the protein MEKGMDVLHDFGIQSTHYLQVNYQDSQDWFILVSVIADLRNAFYVLFPIWFHLREAVGIKLLWVAVIGDWLNLVFKWILFGQRPYWWVMDTDYYSNTSVPLIKQFPVTCETGPGSPSGHAMGTAGVYYVMVTSTLSIFRGRKRPTYRFRCLNILLWLGFWAVQLNVCLSRIYLAAHFPHQVVAGVLSGIAVAETFRHIQSIYNASLKKYFLITFFLFSFAIGFYLLLKGLGVDLLWTLEKARRWCERPEWVHIDTTPFASLLKNVGTLFGLGVALNSSMYRESCKGKLSKWFPFRLSCIVVSLILLHLFDSLKPPSQTELIFYTLSFCKSAAVPLASVSLIPYCLARVLDQPDKKSL